The following DNA comes from Pseudomonas sp. Tri1.
TCAGGTTGTGCGTTCCGATCGGCTGATGAAGTGGAAAGAATTCATGAGCGACCACCTGGGACGCACGCCGGACTATATAAAACGCCTGGAGTCGACCTTCATAGACCCCTTGCATGACAGCAACTTCCAGGGCCGGCTGGAGTATGGCGACCTGGGTCAGCTGCGGTTCTGTCGAATGACCGCCAGCGCCCATCGTTACTCACGCCACTTGAGCAAGGCCATCGACTCGCTCGACACACCGCGCATGTTGATCATGCAGATTGCGGGGGTCAGCCATTTCGAGCAGGGGCAACAACGCAGCGTACTGGCGCCTGACGAAATGCTCCTGGTGGACTGCGGCAAACCTTTCGACGTGACCAGCACCCAAGGCTGCGAGCACTTCATCCTGCTGTTCCAGGGCTCCCCCGGACAGCTGGCGCAAACCGGCGACATGCACCTAAACGGTCGCAACGGCCTGGGCCGGATGCTGATGCACCTGATCAGCGATGCCTACAACCAATACCCCTTGCTCAACAACCACTCGGCCGGGCTGATCGGCGACAGCATCACGGGGCTGCTGGATAACGCACTGAAGAACAAACAGGAAGAAAAGCAACTCGAACACGACTTCCGCTTCTTCAAGCAGAACCGCCTCAAGGCGTATATCGAACGTCACCTGGCCGACCGCGATCTGACCATCGAGCGCATCGCCAACGCCGAACAGTGTTCGGTACGCAGCCTGCACCGGGCGTTCCAGGATGAGCTGGGGTGCAGCGTCAGCGAGTACATCTGGCAGCGGCGCCTGGCCCGCTGTGCCGAAGACCTGCGCAGCCGGGAACATGCCCATCGCTCGCTCACCGAGATCGCCTATGCCTGGGGCTATGGCAGCAGCTCCCACTTCAGCCGGCATTTCAAATCGACGTTCGGCATGTCGCC
Coding sequences within:
- a CDS encoding helix-turn-helix domain-containing protein yields the protein MTHLACVSTDQVVRSDRLMKWKEFMSDHLGRTPDYIKRLESTFIDPLHDSNFQGRLEYGDLGQLRFCRMTASAHRYSRHLSKAIDSLDTPRMLIMQIAGVSHFEQGQQRSVLAPDEMLLVDCGKPFDVTSTQGCEHFILLFQGSPGQLAQTGDMHLNGRNGLGRMLMHLISDAYNQYPLLNNHSAGLIGDSITGLLDNALKNKQEEKQLEHDFRFFKQNRLKAYIERHLADRDLTIERIANAEQCSVRSLHRAFQDELGCSVSEYIWQRRLARCAEDLRSREHAHRSLTEIAYAWGYGSSSHFSRHFKSTFGMSPRLFRETASDSRVKSTAA